The Bradyrhizobium barranii subsp. barranii genome segment GCCTCAGGCATCTTCTTCAATGCCGGCCAGGTGTGCTCGGCCGGCTCCCGCGTGCTGGTGCAGGAGAAGGCGTACGACGAAGTCGTCGAGCGTCTCGCGGCGCGCGCAAAGTCGCTCAGGATCGGCGATCCGCTCGATCGCAAGACGGTGCTCGGCCCCGTCATCTCCGAGAAGCAGATGAAGTCGATCCTCGACTATGTCGACATCGGCCAGAAGGAGGGCGCGACCCTCGTCACCGGCGGCGAGAAGGTCGGCGATCGCGGCTATTTCATCAGCCCCGCGGTGTTCGCAGGCGTCGCACACGAGATGCGGATCTCGCAGGAGGAGATTTTTGGCCCCGTCGTCAGCGTCATCAAGTTCAAGGACGAGGCCGATGCGCTCAGGATCGCCAACGGCACGGCCTACAGCCTCGCCGCCGGCGTCTGGAGCCGCGACATCGGCAAGCTCCAGCGCTTCGCCAAGCGGGCGCGTGCGGGCACGGTCTGGATGAACACCTATGGCTACACCGACGTGCGCCTGCCCTGGGGCGGCGAGCGCGACTCCGGCCTCGGCCGTGAGCACGGCACCGCCGCGCTCGACAATTTCACCGAGCCCAAGGCTGTCTGGATGAATCTGGCCGTCTGATAACCTCCCGATCGGCCAATCCTGGGCCCGCCTGATCGTCCGGTCAGGCGGGCTCTCTTTTCGACATCGATAAAATTGTCTGCATTCCGCTCAGCGGCGGCAAACCCTGCGGACAAGAAGGCCGCTGCCTTAAACCTCGGTTTTGGAACCGGCGTGCTTCCTGCCTGCAAAAGGTTGGGGCATCGACATGTCTGTTCTCAGGGAGATCGTTGCGGCGGTTGCGGGAGTCTACGCGCTCCTGTTCGTCTGCGACGCATTGTTCGGCGTCGGCGAGGCGCGTTTCGACGACGCCTATTACAGCGCCAGCTTCTACGCGCCGCGGCCGAAGGAATTCCGCTTCGCCAGCGATACGCCGCCGGCGGTCCGCGTCAGCGAGGCCTTCGCGCAGTTTGCGCCGGGCGAGGCCAAGCCGAACCGGCGCTACTCGTCTCTGACGACGATCATTCGCTAACGTTCGGCCATTCAGGCTTGCTCCGGCGCCGCGGTGTCGCCGGGATGCTGCCCCGCGCGTTGCGGAATCAGCAGCAGGCACCCCAGCATGAAAGCTGCGATCACGACCGAGGCCAGCGGCCGGCTCAGCGCCAGGCCGCCGTGGTCGAGCGGCTTGTCGAGAAAGTCGCCGACGGTCGCACCCAGCGGACGCGTCAAGATGAAGGCGGCCCAGAACAGCGTGACGCGTGAGACGCGGGTCCAGAAGTAAAGTGCTGCGATAACGGCGAGTCCGGCCGCGAAGATCAATGCGCCGCCGCGATAGCCCATATCGCCGGTATCCGCGATCCAGTCGCCGAGCGCAGTACCCAGTGTTTGCGAAAAGGTGATCGCGCCCCAATAGAACGCCTCAACGCGCGGTGTGCTGACGCTGTTGACCGAGATCGTTCCCTCGGCGCGATACCAGAGGCCGAGCACCAGCACGAGACAAGTGAGCAGCAGCGTCGAGCCGCCGGTATAACCGATGCCAAGCGAGCGGTCGGCGAAGTCGGCCATCGTGGTGCCGAAGGTGGTCGATGCGACGATGGTGGCCCAATACAGTGCCGGATTGAATTTGCGCGCGCGGACCTGCGCCGCGACCAGGACGATCATGGCCGCGAGGAACAGGCAGGTCCCGGCCAGATAGCCCCAGTTCAGCGTCATGGTGACGGTGTCACCGCCGGTCTCGCCGAGCGTGGTGGCGGCGATCTTGATGATCCAGAAACCGAGCGTGACTTCGGGGACCTTGCTCTCGCTGGTGATGTTGCTCTTGGTCTGATCTTCCATTGTGTCCTCGTTGATGCGTCAGCCGCGGACCGGGATCCGCGGCTGACGGGATGGTGGCGCGCAGAAGCGTCAGGATTTCGCGGCGGTATCCATGGCCGCGAGCAGATCAGCGACCGCCTGTTTGCACTTCGCCGTATCCGGCGCGCCCGCGCGCAGCGCCTCGAGCGCGCGGTCGATCGCCTTGTCGACGGTGTGCCAATCGGCTGCCGCGCGCGGCTTCAATCCGGCTTCGGCCTCGTCCCATTTGGTCTCTAGGTCCTTGATCCGTGTCTTGGCGGCGGGGAGGTCGCCCTTGTCGATCAGCGCGGCGACGTCGACCACGATGCTCCGGAACGGCGTGAGATCGCCGAGCTTTGCGGCCGCGGCTTCCGCGAGCGGCACGAAGGTGAAGTGCTGGCTCGCCTGCATGTGCGGTTCGCCCGTGAAGGTCGTCAGCAGGCAGACGGCGACGGCGGAAATCAGTTTCATCATGTGGTTTCTCCTGGTGGAGCTCCTGCTTCATGCAGAGAGCGGGATCTCGCGGTTGAAGCTATTGCGCCGGATCGGCACGGCGCCTGCCGTCGCCCTCGAAGGAGACCCAGGCGACGAGGCCGACGATCACGGTCAGGAAGGCGATGCTGGTCTGGATCGTGCCGAGGCCGATGCCGCCGTACTCGCGCGATTGCGAGAGCAGATCGCCGAGCGAGGCGCCAAGCGGACGGGTAAGAATGTAGGCAAGCCAGAAGGTGAGGACGGGATTGGCGCCGAAATAATAGGCCATCATCACCGCCGCGATCAGCACGCCGAAGGCGGCGACGCCGAGCTGGAAACCGAGACCAAGTGCTTCGGTGGCAAGATCGCCTGCGGCCGTGCCGAGCGCGAAGGTGAAGAGGATGGCCGTCCAATAGAACAGCTCGCGCCGCGTCGTCACGATGCTGTGGATCGATAGCGTGCGCTCGACGCCGTACCAGACCGCAAAGGTCGCGGCGAGCGCGCAAGCGAACGCCGCTGTGCTGATGTAGAGGCTGATCTCGAGCTTGTCGGTCAGGAGATCCGTGAGCTGCGTGCCGACGATACTGACGAGAACGACGGTCAGCCAGTAGATCCAGGGCACGTAGACGCGGCGGTTCAGTTGCAGCAGCAGTGCAGCGACCAGCAGGCCGCTCATGCAGATCGCCGTCAGGCTGGCGCCGAGGCCGACATGCACTGCGAGATAGTCGGCGCCGGTCTCGCCAACCGTGGTCGAGAGAATCTTGATGGCCCAGAAGATCGCCGTGACCTCCGGAACCTTGTTCAGCATCCGTCTTGCGCCAAAACCTGAATATTGCGACACGCCCAAATCTCCCAAAGCCGAAGCGATGCGAGACCGTCGCGCAGGCGACTTAGGCCGGGCTTAGGGACGAGAATCTTCAATGCGGGGCGGCCTTCGCCGCATTTTGGGCTGCTGGCGCTCCCTAACTCTGCGCTAAGTCGGAACGGTCATGATTTTGACGGCCGGATGGCCCGGCGGTTTCGAGGATCGAGCTTTGCGGGTTTTGCTGATCGAAGACGACAGGATGGTCGGTGCCGCCGTCGAGCAGGCGCTGAAGGATGCTGCCTACGCCGTCGACTGGGTGAGGGACGGCGAGTCCGCGCTGCTTGCCGCCTCAGCCGAGTCTTACGAGGTGCTGGTGCTCGATCTCGGACTGCCGAACGCGGACGGTCGGGATATCCTGCGGCAGTTGCGCGCGAATGGCTGCAGGTGCCCAGTCATTATCGTCACCGCGCGGGATGGCGTCGATCACAGGATCGAAGGCCTCGATCTCGGCGCCGACGATTATCTGGTCAAGCCGTTCGAGATACGCGAATTGCTGGCGCGGATGCGGGCGGTGCTTCGCCGCGAAGGCAGCGGTGCGCCCGCTGTGCTTGGCAACGGCAAGCTCAGTCTCGAT includes the following:
- a CDS encoding COG4705 family protein, which gives rise to MEDQTKSNITSESKVPEVTLGFWIIKIAATTLGETGGDTVTMTLNWGYLAGTCLFLAAMIVLVAAQVRARKFNPALYWATIVASTTFGTTMADFADRSLGIGYTGGSTLLLTCLVLVLGLWYRAEGTISVNSVSTPRVEAFYWGAITFSQTLGTALGDWIADTGDMGYRGGALIFAAGLAVIAALYFWTRVSRVTLFWAAFILTRPLGATVGDFLDKPLDHGGLALSRPLASVVIAAFMLGCLLLIPQRAGQHPGDTAAPEQA
- a CDS encoding COG4705 family protein, translating into MLNKVPEVTAIFWAIKILSTTVGETGADYLAVHVGLGASLTAICMSGLLVAALLLQLNRRVYVPWIYWLTVVLVSIVGTQLTDLLTDKLEISLYISTAAFACALAATFAVWYGVERTLSIHSIVTTRRELFYWTAILFTFALGTAAGDLATEALGLGFQLGVAAFGVLIAAVMMAYYFGANPVLTFWLAYILTRPLGASLGDLLSQSREYGGIGLGTIQTSIAFLTVIVGLVAWVSFEGDGRRRADPAQ
- a CDS encoding response regulator transcription factor — translated: MRVLLIEDDRMVGAAVEQALKDAAYAVDWVRDGESALLAASAESYEVLVLDLGLPNADGRDILRQLRANGCRCPVIIVTARDGVDHRIEGLDLGADDYLVKPFEIRELLARMRAVLRREGSGAPAVLGNGKLSLDPATREASLCGQTALLTAREFALLQALLTRPGTILSRSELERQLYGWNEEVESNAVEFLIHTIRKKLGTEAIRNVRGMGWMVDRAP